The following are encoded in a window of Variovorax paradoxus genomic DNA:
- a CDS encoding HNH endonuclease, giving the protein MHSHVLQLDIQGTPQAWISLEQAVLHYATGSVAWEDGALPLATLRGGFNVARGVQSRIDVAPIIALRGASKINLFDVVPGVTKAKLLRRDRHTCAYCAQVFADRDLQCEHVMPESRGGPWSWTNLVSACAVCNNRKAARTPEEADMPLVYLPYVPSRFESFLLEGRNIRADVHEWLAKRLPRGSRLQ; this is encoded by the coding sequence ATGCACTCTCACGTCCTGCAACTCGATATTCAGGGCACGCCGCAAGCCTGGATCTCGCTGGAGCAGGCGGTGTTGCACTACGCCACCGGCAGTGTGGCCTGGGAAGACGGCGCGCTGCCACTGGCCACGCTGCGCGGCGGCTTCAACGTGGCGCGCGGTGTGCAGTCGCGCATCGATGTCGCGCCCATCATCGCGCTGCGCGGCGCGTCGAAGATCAACCTCTTCGACGTCGTGCCCGGCGTGACCAAGGCCAAGCTGCTGCGCCGCGACCGCCACACCTGCGCGTACTGCGCACAGGTGTTCGCCGATCGCGACCTGCAGTGCGAGCACGTCATGCCCGAGTCGCGCGGCGGCCCGTGGAGCTGGACCAACCTCGTGAGCGCCTGCGCCGTCTGCAACAACCGCAAGGCCGCACGCACGCCCGAAGAAGCGGACATGCCGCTGGTCTACCTGCCGTACGTGCCGAGCCGCTTCGAGAGCTTCCTGCTCGAAGGCCGCAACATCCGCGCGGACGTGCACGAGTGGCTGGCCAAGCGCCTGCCGCGCGGCTCGCGGCTGCAGTAG